Proteins found in one Salinimonas lutimaris genomic segment:
- a CDS encoding protein kinase domain-containing protein has product MSQPRALKHFYIPEEQSVYLLSHADAKKLRDWVRLCTEQLAALGYQDIALIGKGAFGFVFAGKTGSGLNHVFKFSRITLPQHVQDRLEDEAFMLSQVSHPNVPPLIEYQRAGNQPILAMQRAVGDDLEQVSLRDGALPPRIIVKIAVQVATILQTLRDNRLNQEKKPLVHGDIKPSNLVWDARSETVQLIDWGSSVFAQLDVDGQFVAGNVMDLMSSDMQQTNARLGDVYFIGDDQLNGALSSPRFDEQGLASTLYALASGQSSRFGRKVVTPHALGLPKMLASVLEYMLSDDPGERRAGGDYFFNHLHVFSRMVFGPDEPVPYTPLIPTWVSQRDKEIETVVYSSRKSYLRQQLPDAQEQLRYINDAQFERYYKNYLMGMGETEKGFIAAVSRLGKYPVVGGLAIRWETDGIYVDSSLNLYDQTRKAAFEQSVNTVISLARAIHRTGIFKCCMFNAKDTLHIERESEQDAFVPPAGLRIPFELSRTQVVKDDSRTHSYFEDGDDPDELLQLPGEILTLLQQLNTIHHTGCIIFESLPTHLKIHSYYMLLDHSQQSRFEQILQQIVAAVPAINGLGISGFMKLPYKDTRYFEHKAQLPERYYPRNPRATSSVE; this is encoded by the coding sequence ATGAGTCAGCCCCGCGCCCTTAAGCACTTTTATATCCCTGAAGAGCAGTCGGTCTATCTGCTTAGTCATGCCGATGCTAAAAAACTGCGTGACTGGGTCAGGCTGTGTACTGAACAGCTGGCTGCGCTGGGATATCAGGATATAGCTCTGATTGGTAAAGGCGCGTTTGGGTTTGTGTTTGCCGGGAAAACCGGCAGCGGGCTGAACCATGTATTTAAGTTTTCCCGCATCACCTTACCTCAGCATGTGCAGGATCGGCTTGAAGACGAAGCCTTTATGCTATCGCAGGTCAGTCATCCTAATGTGCCGCCACTGATTGAATATCAGCGCGCCGGAAATCAGCCCATTTTAGCGATGCAGCGTGCTGTGGGCGATGATCTGGAGCAGGTCAGTCTGCGTGACGGTGCATTGCCACCGCGCATCATTGTGAAAATTGCCGTGCAGGTTGCTACCATTTTGCAGACGCTGCGCGATAACCGGCTCAATCAGGAAAAAAAGCCGCTGGTGCACGGGGATATTAAACCCTCCAACCTGGTCTGGGATGCCCGTAGTGAAACCGTACAGCTGATAGACTGGGGCTCTTCGGTATTTGCCCAGCTGGATGTGGATGGACAGTTTGTGGCCGGTAATGTGATGGATCTGATGTCTTCAGATATGCAACAGACCAACGCCAGGCTGGGTGATGTTTACTTTATTGGCGATGATCAATTAAACGGGGCGCTGTCTTCACCGCGTTTTGATGAGCAGGGGCTGGCCAGTACCCTGTATGCTCTGGCGTCAGGACAGTCAAGCCGGTTTGGTCGCAAGGTGGTTACCCCCCATGCCCTTGGTTTGCCTAAAATGCTGGCCAGTGTACTGGAATACATGCTTAGCGATGATCCCGGTGAACGCCGGGCCGGTGGTGATTATTTTTTCAATCACCTGCATGTATTCAGCCGGATGGTTTTCGGGCCGGATGAACCGGTACCTTACACTCCGCTTATTCCTACCTGGGTCAGTCAGCGCGATAAAGAAATTGAGACCGTGGTGTACAGTTCTCGAAAGTCTTATCTGCGCCAGCAACTGCCAGATGCCCAGGAGCAGCTCAGGTACATTAATGACGCCCAGTTTGAGCGCTATTATAAAAACTATCTGATGGGCATGGGCGAGACCGAAAAAGGTTTTATTGCAGCGGTCAGCCGGTTGGGTAAATATCCGGTGGTAGGGGGCCTGGCCATTCGCTGGGAAACCGACGGCATTTATGTCGACTCCAGCCTGAACCTGTATGACCAGACCCGCAAAGCGGCGTTTGAGCAGTCGGTTAACACGGTCATTTCACTGGCCCGGGCTATTCATCGCACCGGTATATTTAAATGCTGTATGTTTAATGCAAAAGATACCCTGCATATAGAGCGTGAATCAGAACAGGATGCCTTTGTGCCGCCTGCCGGCCTGCGCATTCCGTTTGAACTTTCCCGTACCCAGGTAGTAAAAGATGACAGCCGCACACACTCGTATTTTGAAGACGGGGATGATCCTGACGAGCTGTTACAGCTGCCCGGTGAGATTCTGACTTTGCTACAACAGCTAAATACTATCCATCATACCGGATGTATTATTTTTGAGTCATTACCTACCCATTTAAAGATACATAGCTATTATATGCTGCTGGATCATTCCCAGCAGTCCCGGTTTGAACAGATCTTACAGCAGATTGTGGCCGCCGTACCGGCAATCAAC